A section of the Nitrospirota bacterium genome encodes:
- a CDS encoding glycosyltransferase family 87 protein codes for MQRSLLLAAFIGVVMHGYHTAFVRIPLGRDFDVHRIMGERFLAHADVYDGGAGFGYPYMPIASMYFAPLTFFDRDTALALRYTLAIACLCFTLIMCYRMTRVQSGTTPTAGMWMGAISIVLALQFILQDLDDGGPHLILLGILIAGIYSIWKGRERLGALWFGLAIALKVTPALFLPFFLWKRRWKLAGYTTLATMCWILLPVLYMGPSWWWSQQRDWTQVAVGAVLGHESPATQSNEQQVRNQSLKQTLLRYLVTTPEDHPLRQKDPGYVPVLNLPPATAKIVVFAVMASLLAFFGWTTRRPYEGRGDPMWLRDSSALLIIALLLSPVTWVQHLVWLVPALYLIAMDARSKEGLSLPVKLALALYVLLAVVLNYELLGRKNFSLFLTIHPFAIGMLLLLGILLFDRRHAAIGACSLSEQGNRIIAREPKIQ; via the coding sequence GTGCAACGATCGCTGCTTCTCGCTGCATTCATCGGCGTTGTCATGCACGGCTACCATACTGCGTTTGTTCGCATCCCCCTTGGCCGTGACTTCGACGTCCACCGGATCATGGGAGAAAGGTTTCTCGCACACGCAGACGTATATGACGGCGGCGCAGGCTTCGGCTACCCCTACATGCCGATCGCATCCATGTACTTTGCTCCGCTGACATTTTTCGACCGTGATACCGCATTGGCGCTTCGCTATACCCTTGCCATTGCCTGCTTATGCTTCACGCTCATAATGTGTTACCGGATGACCCGCGTTCAATCCGGCACGACGCCAACGGCAGGCATGTGGATGGGTGCAATCTCTATCGTCCTGGCCCTCCAGTTTATCCTCCAGGATTTAGACGACGGTGGGCCCCACCTTATCCTGCTTGGCATCCTCATCGCCGGTATCTACTCGATCTGGAAAGGACGTGAAAGGCTCGGGGCTCTGTGGTTCGGCCTTGCTATCGCACTGAAAGTCACGCCTGCCCTATTTCTGCCGTTCTTCCTCTGGAAACGCCGATGGAAACTTGCTGGCTATACAACCCTGGCCACGATGTGCTGGATCCTACTTCCAGTCCTCTATATGGGGCCGAGCTGGTGGTGGTCGCAGCAGAGGGACTGGACGCAAGTTGCGGTCGGGGCAGTTCTGGGGCACGAATCACCGGCAACCCAATCAAACGAACAGCAGGTCAGAAACCAATCGCTGAAGCAGACCCTGCTGAGATACCTCGTGACTACTCCCGAAGACCATCCCCTTCGTCAGAAAGATCCTGGCTATGTCCCAGTCCTGAACCTGCCTCCCGCAACCGCTAAAATAGTGGTGTTCGCGGTCATGGCGAGCCTTCTAGCCTTCTTTGGCTGGACGACACGCCGTCCGTACGAAGGACGAGGGGACCCGATGTGGCTGCGTGATTCCAGCGCGCTGCTCATCATCGCGCTCCTTCTTTCGCCGGTCACCTGGGTACAACATCTAGTCTGGCTCGTGCCAGCCCTGTATCTGATTGCGATGGACGCCAGAAGCAAAGAAGGATTGAGTCTCCCGGTCAAGCTTGCACTGGCCCTCTACGTTCTCTTGGCGGTTGTTCTCAATTATGAGCTACTGGGCAGAAAAAACTTTTCGTTATTCTTAACCATTCACCCCTTTGCCATAGGTATGTTGTTGCTATTGGGGATACTGCTATTCGATCGCAGACATGCAGCAATTGGAGCCTGCTCGCTCAGCGAGCAAGGCAACCGCATCATCGCCCGTGAGCCTAAAATACAATGA
- a CDS encoding polyprenol monophosphomannose synthase has product MRTVVVIPTYNERMNILPLIERCMALPIPLDLFFVDDGSPDGTGEYLESLRSTYPCLRVMHRSGKLGLGTAYRQAFRSLLTEPYDRYVAMDADLSHPPESIPDLLRASAEADLVIGSRYMHGGVCKNWSAARRLLSRTANNMARAMLSLEVMDATAGFRCYRRELLDALNRVNVRSNGYSFQIEMAYYSQLMGFRLTEVPIVFEERVRAKSKMSHSEITGAIQTLVQLSLHRCSGQSLPSDIPLPEKIRD; this is encoded by the coding sequence ATGAGAACCGTTGTCGTCATTCCGACGTATAACGAGCGCATGAACATCCTACCGTTGATCGAACGGTGCATGGCCCTGCCTATTCCCCTCGATCTCTTTTTCGTGGATGACGGATCCCCAGACGGCACGGGCGAATATCTCGAGTCGCTTCGCAGCACCTATCCATGCCTGAGGGTTATGCATCGCTCTGGAAAATTAGGATTAGGCACTGCCTACCGCCAGGCGTTCCGCTCCCTGCTCACAGAGCCCTATGATCGTTATGTAGCGATGGATGCCGATCTCTCCCATCCCCCGGAATCGATTCCTGACTTGCTTCGCGCATCGGCTGAAGCGGATCTTGTGATCGGCAGCCGCTATATGCATGGCGGCGTCTGTAAGAACTGGTCCGCTGCCCGCCGGTTGCTCAGTCGCACCGCCAACAACATGGCTCGCGCCATGCTTTCCCTCGAGGTGATGGACGCCACAGCCGGCTTCCGCTGTTATCGACGAGAGCTGCTCGATGCCCTCAATCGGGTCAACGTGCGCTCAAACGGCTACTCCTTCCAAATCGAAATGGCTTACTACAGCCAGCTCATGGGGTTCCGACTCACAGAAGTCCCGATCGTGTTTGAGGAGCGAGTTCGGGCCAAAAGCAAGATGAGCCATTCTGAGATTACCGGAGCTATCCAGACCCTAGTACAGCTCTCCCTCCACCGCTGTTCCGGGCAATCGCTGCCGAGTGACATACCGCTGCCTGAGAAAATCCGCGACTAG
- a CDS encoding XTP/dITP diphosphatase, which yields MIRELVIATRNRHKVEELVALLGGLGITIRSLDEFPGAPDVVEDGVTCEANAVKKARAIAEFTGLPAVADDTGLEVDALGGRPGVYAARYAGEGATYEDNCRKLLQELAGVPRERRTARFLTVAAIALPSDGVRVAQGLLDGVIAEDASGTLGFGYDPVFFVPELGKTLAQLSADHKNRISHRAKAFIQAKDLLQEMEFPDTRVGA from the coding sequence ATGATTCGTGAATTGGTCATCGCCACGCGTAATCGGCATAAAGTCGAAGAGCTCGTCGCGCTGTTAGGCGGCCTGGGGATCACGATTCGCAGCCTCGACGAATTTCCCGGCGCCCCGGACGTGGTCGAAGACGGGGTCACCTGCGAGGCCAACGCCGTGAAAAAAGCGCGGGCCATCGCCGAGTTTACGGGATTGCCGGCTGTGGCGGACGACACGGGGCTGGAAGTGGATGCGCTGGGGGGGCGGCCCGGTGTCTATGCGGCCCGTTATGCCGGCGAAGGCGCGACCTATGAAGACAATTGCCGGAAGCTCTTGCAGGAATTGGCCGGCGTGCCTCGTGAACGGCGAACCGCTCGCTTTCTGACCGTCGCAGCGATTGCCCTCCCGTCAGACGGAGTGAGAGTGGCGCAAGGCCTGTTGGACGGAGTGATTGCAGAAGATGCGAGCGGGACCTTGGGATTCGGGTACGATCCTGTGTTCTTCGTTCCGGAGTTGGGGAAGACCCTGGCTCAATTGTCGGCGGATCACAAGAACAGGATCAGCCATCGCGCCAAAGCGTTCATTCAGGCCAAAGACCTGTTGCAAGAGATGGAATTTCCAGATACTCGAGTCGGGGCGTAG
- the rph gene encoding ribonuclease PH, translating into MRVDGRRKDQLRPVKVTRNFIKHAEGSVLIEMGDTKVICTASIEEKVPPFLKGKGQGWVTAEYSMLPRATHDRSSREVVKGKQSGRTLEIQRLVGRALRAVTDMSQMGERSIWLDCDVIQADGGTRTASITGAFIALADAFSLLKKRGVIKKRPLTDYLAAISVGKVGGEILLDLAYTEDSMADVDMNVVMTGKGCYVEVQGTAERTPFAKQEMDEFMAMGWSGIQALTSLQKDLIGELE; encoded by the coding sequence TTGCGTGTCGATGGACGGAGAAAAGATCAGCTCCGTCCGGTGAAAGTGACGAGGAATTTTATCAAACATGCCGAAGGGTCTGTGTTGATTGAAATGGGCGATACAAAAGTGATTTGTACGGCCTCGATTGAGGAAAAGGTGCCCCCCTTCCTGAAGGGGAAAGGGCAGGGCTGGGTCACGGCGGAGTATTCGATGCTTCCCCGTGCGACCCATGACCGATCCTCGCGTGAAGTGGTCAAAGGGAAGCAGAGTGGCCGAACGCTTGAAATTCAACGCCTTGTCGGGCGAGCCCTTCGTGCGGTGACGGATATGAGTCAGATGGGGGAGCGGTCGATCTGGCTCGATTGCGACGTGATCCAGGCGGATGGAGGGACCAGAACGGCTTCCATTACCGGTGCGTTCATTGCGTTGGCCGACGCGTTTTCCCTGCTCAAAAAACGAGGGGTGATCAAGAAACGTCCCTTGACGGACTATCTGGCCGCCATTAGCGTCGGCAAAGTGGGTGGAGAAATCCTCCTTGATTTGGCCTATACGGAAGACTCCATGGCGGATGTCGACATGAATGTGGTCATGACGGGAAAAGGCTGCTATGTCGAGGTGCAGGGCACCGCGGAACGGACTCCCTTTGCCAAGCAGGAGATGGATGAGTTCATGGCGATGGGTTGGAGCGGGATTCAAGCCCTGACGTCGTTGCAGAAGGATCTGATCGGGGAATTGGAGTAG
- a CDS encoding response regulator — MMLPLDRPSLQSLLELKRILIVDDEEGIRRLLGYMLQAQGYETVMASDARDARVKLAEQAFALILCDVNMPGESGMDLVRDILQQYPHTAVIMVTGLDSSVLANAALEIGVFGYIVKPFESNKVMIDVANALRRRKLELENRLHRENLEDVVKTRTLALQQALEWLERSEKELRLSREETIQRLAIAAEYRDGATAQHIQRMSHYCELLARKYGLPAERCDLIRTASPMHDIGKIGTPDHVLLKPGKFTPEEFDVISQHAEIGYRILSGSDAEILKVAASIAWTHHERWDGNGYPRKLKGEEIPIEGRIAAIADAFDALTTQRVYKPAFTLDYAVELMNKHRGTHFDPKLLDIFFASRDEIQRIYDQYGDPLSDQTHADAA, encoded by the coding sequence ATGATGTTGCCCCTTGACCGACCGAGCCTGCAATCCCTCCTTGAGCTCAAGCGCATCCTCATCGTCGACGACGAAGAGGGCATCCGTCGGCTCTTGGGATACATGCTCCAAGCCCAAGGTTACGAAACGGTGATGGCATCCGATGCGCGCGACGCGCGGGTGAAATTAGCCGAACAAGCCTTTGCGTTGATTTTGTGCGATGTGAATATGCCGGGCGAATCCGGCATGGACCTGGTCCGCGACATCCTGCAGCAATATCCCCATACAGCCGTCATCATGGTGACCGGCCTCGACAGCTCGGTGCTGGCGAATGCGGCGCTGGAGATCGGGGTCTTCGGCTACATCGTCAAGCCCTTCGAGTCCAATAAAGTGATGATCGACGTCGCCAATGCGCTCCGCCGCCGCAAACTCGAACTGGAAAATCGCCTCCATCGGGAAAACCTGGAAGATGTCGTCAAAACCAGGACGCTAGCCCTTCAACAAGCGCTCGAATGGCTCGAACGAAGCGAAAAGGAGCTGCGCCTCTCGCGGGAAGAAACGATTCAACGCCTCGCCATCGCCGCGGAATACCGGGACGGCGCCACGGCGCAACATATTCAGCGCATGAGTCACTATTGTGAATTGCTCGCCAGGAAGTATGGCCTGCCGGCCGAACGGTGCGATCTGATTCGCACCGCCAGCCCGATGCATGACATCGGAAAAATCGGGACGCCGGATCACGTCCTCCTCAAACCGGGCAAGTTCACGCCGGAAGAATTCGACGTCATCTCGCAACATGCGGAAATCGGCTATCGCATCCTCAGCGGATCGGATGCGGAGATCCTCAAAGTGGCGGCGTCCATTGCCTGGACCCACCATGAACGTTGGGACGGCAACGGCTATCCCCGCAAGCTGAAAGGCGAGGAGATTCCCATCGAAGGCAGAATCGCCGCAATCGCCGATGCCTTCGACGCCCTCACCACGCAGCGGGTCTATAAGCCGGCCTTCACCCTCGATTACGCCGTCGAACTGATGAACAAACACCGGGGCACGCATTTCGACCCGAAACTGCTCGACATCTTCTTCGCCTCACGAGATGAAATCCAGCGCATCTATGACCAATATGGCGATCCCCTGTCGGACCAAACCCATGCCGATGCTGCGTGA
- the metH gene encoding methionine synthase, with protein sequence MSGSLEALLQQRILVLDGAMGTMIQRKKLDEASFRGERFKDCKKDQQGHNDLLNLTQSAIIEEIHRQYFEAGADIVETNTFNAQAISLADYGMESLAYELAKAGGECAKRAAQQVMAAVPGRSCFVAGAIGPTTKTSSISTDVNNSGARGTTYDELVTAYYEQVRGLVAGGVDILLVETIFDTLNAKAAFFAIDKFFEDRKLKLPIMASVTFIQAGSNRGVTGQTIEAFWNSISHVPLLSVGINCALGPKEMRPLIEELSQLAPIYVSCHPNAGLPNPLLPTGFPETPESLAPQLKEWAQNGWLNIVGGCCGTTPAHIKLIAEAVKGIAPRVPPVVEPHTRLSGLEAVTIRPESNFVNIGERTNVTGSPAFSKLILAGDYDAALSVARQQVEGGAQIIDINMDEGMLDSQAAMEKFLRLVASEPDISRVPIMVDSSKWEILETGLKNIQGKPVVNSISLKEGEVKLLEHAKLVHRYGAAVVVMAFDERGQADTYERKIEVCERAYRLLTERIGFPAQDIIFDPNILTVATGIEEHNNYAVNFLEATRWIKAHLPLAKVSGGVSNISFSFRGNNRVREAMHAAFLYHAIKAGLDMGIVNAGQLAVYEEIPKDLLELVEDVLLNRRPDATERLVTFAETVKQQGKVAVKDDEWRSGTVEERLSHALVKGMTDFIEQDIEEARLKYAKPLHVIEGPLMAGMNIVGDLFGSGKMFLPQVVKSARVMKKAVAYLMPFMEEEKRTSGASSSNGKILLATVKGDVHDIGKNIVGVVLGCNNYEVIDLGVMVPCEQILAAAKEHGVKVIGLSGLITPSLDEMAHVAREMTRQGFDLPLLIGGATTSKAHTAVKIAPSYNHSVVHVLDASRAVGVVGSLVNDDVKADFSAKVRADYDQIRQTHHDKGAKTLWPLTRARANRFESKWAEVDIPVPAFTGGKVLPQQPLEQLVPYIDWSPFFHTWELRGRYPTILEDPIVGSKAKELLEDAKALLRKIVEQRLFTANGVYGFFPANSVGDDIEVYRDDSRTTVLTTLHTLRQQSEKPQGQSSFALADFVAPKESGRADYIGAFAVTTGIGVDLLCEEFERDHDDYNSIMAKALADRLAEAFAEWLHARARQEWGYGKDEGLTTEDLIRERYRGIRPAPGYPACPDHTEKRLLFDLLSVEQQAGITLTESFAMWPAASVSGFYFAHPDAKYFAVGKIGKDQVLDYQARKGMPLSELERWLGPNLNYEPGG encoded by the coding sequence ATGAGTGGTTCGTTAGAGGCGTTATTGCAGCAACGGATTCTCGTCCTCGACGGGGCCATGGGCACCATGATTCAGAGAAAGAAACTGGACGAGGCGTCGTTTCGAGGCGAGCGGTTCAAAGACTGCAAGAAGGATCAACAGGGGCACAACGATCTCTTGAACCTCACCCAGTCCGCCATCATCGAGGAGATCCATCGCCAGTACTTCGAGGCAGGCGCCGATATCGTGGAGACGAACACGTTCAATGCGCAAGCCATTTCCCTCGCCGATTATGGGATGGAGTCCCTGGCTTATGAACTTGCAAAAGCCGGAGGAGAATGTGCCAAGCGCGCGGCACAGCAAGTCATGGCTGCAGTTCCTGGCCGGTCCTGTTTTGTGGCCGGGGCGATCGGACCGACCACGAAGACCTCGTCCATTTCCACCGATGTTAATAATTCCGGTGCGCGCGGCACCACCTACGATGAGCTGGTAACGGCCTACTACGAGCAGGTCCGGGGCTTGGTGGCCGGCGGCGTCGATATTCTCTTGGTCGAAACGATTTTCGATACGCTCAATGCCAAGGCTGCCTTCTTCGCTATCGATAAGTTTTTCGAAGACCGCAAACTCAAACTTCCCATCATGGCCTCGGTCACGTTCATTCAGGCCGGCAGCAATCGCGGGGTGACGGGCCAAACGATTGAAGCCTTCTGGAATTCCATTTCCCATGTACCTCTGCTGAGCGTCGGCATCAACTGCGCCTTGGGCCCCAAGGAAATGCGTCCCTTGATTGAAGAGCTGTCGCAGTTGGCCCCGATCTATGTGAGTTGCCATCCGAATGCCGGACTCCCGAATCCCTTGTTGCCGACGGGATTTCCTGAGACGCCCGAGAGTCTCGCGCCTCAATTGAAAGAATGGGCGCAGAACGGCTGGTTGAATATCGTCGGCGGTTGCTGCGGAACGACTCCTGCCCACATCAAGCTGATTGCCGAGGCGGTGAAGGGGATCGCGCCGCGCGTGCCTCCGGTCGTCGAGCCCCATACCAGGTTGAGCGGGTTGGAGGCAGTCACGATCAGGCCTGAGTCGAACTTTGTGAATATTGGTGAGAGGACCAACGTCACCGGGTCGCCGGCCTTCTCCAAATTGATTCTGGCTGGCGACTATGATGCAGCCCTCTCGGTGGCGCGCCAGCAAGTCGAGGGGGGCGCCCAGATCATCGATATCAATATGGACGAAGGCATGCTCGACTCCCAGGCTGCCATGGAGAAGTTCCTGCGATTGGTGGCGTCGGAGCCTGATATCTCCCGCGTGCCTATCATGGTGGACAGTTCGAAGTGGGAGATTCTGGAGACAGGGCTGAAGAACATCCAGGGCAAGCCGGTCGTCAATAGCATCAGCCTCAAAGAGGGGGAAGTCAAGCTCCTCGAGCATGCCAAATTAGTGCATCGCTACGGGGCTGCTGTGGTGGTGATGGCCTTCGATGAACGGGGCCAGGCCGATACCTATGAGCGTAAGATCGAGGTCTGCGAGAGGGCCTATCGCCTCCTCACGGAGCGCATCGGTTTTCCCGCCCAGGACATCATCTTCGATCCGAACATCCTGACGGTGGCGACCGGTATCGAGGAGCACAATAATTACGCGGTGAATTTCCTTGAGGCGACTCGTTGGATCAAAGCGCATCTGCCTCTGGCGAAAGTGAGCGGCGGCGTCAGCAACATTTCCTTTTCATTCCGCGGCAACAACCGGGTGCGGGAAGCGATGCATGCGGCCTTTCTCTATCATGCCATCAAGGCCGGTCTGGACATGGGGATCGTGAACGCCGGCCAGTTGGCGGTCTACGAGGAGATTCCCAAGGATCTCTTGGAATTGGTCGAAGATGTATTGCTGAACCGCAGGCCCGATGCGACGGAACGATTGGTGACTTTTGCCGAGACCGTCAAGCAACAGGGCAAAGTGGCAGTGAAGGACGATGAATGGCGCTCGGGCACGGTCGAAGAGCGTCTCTCCCATGCGTTAGTGAAAGGCATGACCGATTTTATCGAGCAGGATATCGAGGAAGCGCGGCTGAAATATGCCAAGCCGCTCCATGTGATCGAGGGGCCCTTGATGGCAGGGATGAACATCGTGGGGGACCTCTTCGGGTCCGGCAAGATGTTTTTGCCGCAAGTGGTGAAGAGCGCCAGGGTCATGAAGAAGGCCGTGGCCTATCTCATGCCCTTTATGGAGGAAGAGAAGAGGACGTCCGGCGCGTCGAGCTCGAACGGCAAGATCCTGCTCGCGACGGTCAAGGGCGATGTGCATGACATCGGCAAGAACATCGTCGGGGTGGTCCTGGGTTGCAATAACTACGAGGTGATCGATCTGGGGGTGATGGTACCCTGCGAACAGATCCTGGCTGCGGCGAAAGAGCATGGAGTGAAGGTCATCGGATTGAGCGGACTCATTACCCCGTCGCTGGATGAAATGGCGCATGTGGCGCGCGAGATGACGCGCCAGGGTTTCGACCTGCCGTTGCTGATCGGAGGGGCCACCACGAGCAAGGCCCATACGGCAGTGAAGATCGCTCCGTCTTATAACCACTCAGTGGTGCATGTGCTGGATGCTTCCAGGGCTGTGGGTGTCGTGGGAAGTCTGGTGAATGACGATGTGAAGGCCGACTTTTCCGCGAAGGTGCGCGCCGACTATGACCAGATACGCCAGACCCATCACGATAAGGGAGCGAAGACCCTCTGGCCCCTGACGCGGGCTCGTGCCAATCGATTCGAATCCAAGTGGGCGGAGGTCGATATCCCGGTGCCGGCCTTTACAGGGGGGAAGGTCCTGCCGCAGCAGCCGTTGGAGCAGCTGGTTCCCTATATCGATTGGTCGCCGTTCTTCCACACATGGGAATTGCGCGGACGCTACCCGACGATCTTGGAAGATCCGATCGTGGGCTCGAAGGCCAAGGAGTTGCTCGAGGATGCCAAGGCCCTGCTTCGCAAGATTGTGGAGCAACGTTTGTTCACCGCCAATGGAGTCTATGGGTTCTTTCCCGCCAACAGTGTGGGGGACGATATCGAGGTCTATCGTGACGACAGCCGCACGACAGTCTTGACGACGCTCCATACCCTGCGTCAGCAATCGGAGAAGCCGCAAGGGCAATCCAGTTTTGCTCTGGCGGATTTTGTCGCACCCAAGGAGTCGGGCCGGGCCGATTATATCGGCGCCTTCGCCGTGACGACGGGCATCGGGGTGGATCTCTTGTGTGAGGAATTCGAGCGGGACCACGACGACTATAATTCGATTATGGCCAAAGCGCTGGCCGACCGTTTGGCCGAGGCCTTTGCCGAGTGGCTCCATGCGCGCGCGCGGCAGGAATGGGGCTATGGCAAGGACGAGGGCCTCACGACGGAGGACTTGATTCGTGAGCGCTATCGGGGGATTCGTCCTGCGCCAGGCTACCCGGCCTGTCCAGACCATACGGAGAAACGGCTGCTCTTCGATCTCCTGTCCGTTGAGCAGCAGGCAGGTATCACTCTGACTGAAAGCTTTGCGATGTGGCCTGCCGCGTCGGTCAGCGGATTTTATTTCGCCCATCCGGACGCCAAATACTTCGCCGTGGGGAAAATCGGGAAGGATCAGGTGCTCGACTATCAGGCGCGAAAGGGGATGCCCCTGTCAGAGCTAGAACGGTGGCTGGGGCCGAATCTGAACTATGAGCCAGGCGGGTAA
- a CDS encoding iron-containing redox enzyme family protein — translation MTRPLTKSRLREEILRLMDRKHHWAWPVFADGTVTVDQLKRHFQQEYGVYVRDFPVFLARIHGQNPPAPVRRMLADNIYEEDTGGLSLGKSHPELFLTMMAGLGLPARDFDKVRLLPASKRYRAWLDKVSNHRDWVVGAAALTIFVEGSVKDRAEIADPSKPKTAEEIEAIVQCHPLVKYHGLSPDAMDLIRAHQLVEAGHRHDAYAMVVNYATTRPQQQAVLSCLKKCLTLWQAYRDAVAKACGVTKTAL, via the coding sequence ATGACTCGCCCCTTGACGAAAAGCCGACTCCGAGAAGAAATCTTGCGCCTCATGGATCGCAAACACCATTGGGCCTGGCCGGTATTCGCCGATGGCACGGTCACCGTCGATCAACTCAAACGCCACTTCCAACAGGAATACGGCGTCTATGTGCGCGACTTTCCCGTGTTCCTGGCCCGTATTCACGGACAGAATCCTCCGGCCCCGGTCCGCCGGATGCTGGCCGACAATATTTACGAAGAAGACACAGGCGGGCTCTCGCTGGGCAAATCGCACCCGGAACTGTTCCTGACCATGATGGCAGGCCTTGGATTGCCGGCGCGCGACTTTGACAAGGTGCGCCTTCTGCCTGCCAGCAAACGGTACCGCGCCTGGCTGGACAAGGTCTCGAACCACCGGGACTGGGTGGTCGGAGCCGCAGCCCTGACCATCTTCGTCGAAGGCAGCGTCAAGGATCGCGCAGAAATTGCCGACCCCTCCAAACCCAAGACCGCCGAAGAAATCGAAGCGATCGTCCAATGTCACCCGCTGGTGAAATACCACGGGCTCTCCCCCGATGCGATGGATCTGATTCGCGCGCACCAATTGGTCGAAGCGGGGCACCGCCACGATGCCTATGCGATGGTGGTGAACTACGCCACGACCCGTCCGCAGCAACAGGCCGTCCTGAGCTGCCTCAAGAAATGCCTGACCCTCTGGCAGGCCTACCGCGACGCAGTCGCCAAGGCCTGTGGAGTGACCAAGACCGCCCTGTGA
- a CDS encoding formylglycine-generating enzyme family protein, protein MNRSLALLLGVLTIGQPWALSFPASDSMTLIPAGEFLMGNPAGSDGLLDEQPQRLISLSPFWIDRDEVTNDSYARFVVATGHRAPANANPASTLWESNVPISGIGNHPVVNVSWDDAVAYCSWAGKRLPTEAEWEKAARGTDGRLYPWGNDWDIAKANSASYWAGRTIDFESGADWESFWIKGAGAQITKAKGLKGEVLTLPVGSFPEGNSPYGLHDMAGNVAEWVQDWYNPNYYKEAPLSDPQGPPRGAIKGMRGGSWLKPAISLRVSDRDWGLMDSRPSGAGFRCAKDAF, encoded by the coding sequence GTGAACCGGTCGCTCGCGCTCCTGCTCGGTGTGCTGACAATCGGCCAGCCATGGGCCCTCAGCTTCCCTGCCTCCGATAGCATGACGCTGATTCCTGCCGGGGAATTCCTGATGGGGAATCCGGCAGGCAGCGATGGCCTTCTCGACGAACAGCCGCAGCGCCTCATCTCCCTCTCCCCATTCTGGATCGACCGTGACGAAGTCACAAATGATTCCTATGCACGATTCGTCGTGGCAACCGGCCATCGCGCGCCGGCAAACGCCAACCCTGCCTCGACCTTATGGGAATCCAACGTCCCGATCTCCGGTATCGGCAACCATCCCGTCGTGAATGTGAGCTGGGACGATGCCGTCGCCTATTGTTCCTGGGCCGGCAAACGCTTGCCGACCGAAGCGGAATGGGAAAAGGCCGCGCGCGGAACCGATGGCCGTCTCTATCCCTGGGGCAACGACTGGGACATCGCAAAAGCCAACAGCGCCAGCTATTGGGCGGGACGCACCATCGACTTCGAAAGCGGAGCGGACTGGGAATCCTTCTGGATTAAAGGAGCGGGAGCGCAGATTACGAAAGCAAAGGGCTTGAAGGGAGAAGTGCTCACCCTTCCGGTCGGCAGCTTCCCCGAAGGCAACAGCCCCTACGGACTCCATGACATGGCAGGCAACGTCGCCGAGTGGGTGCAGGACTGGTACAACCCGAACTACTATAAAGAGGCGCCCCTCTCAGACCCTCAAGGACCTCCTCGCGGGGCCATCAAGGGGATGCGCGGCGGGTCCTGGCTGAAGCCTGCTATCAGTCTTCGCGTGAGCGATCGGGACTGGGGCCTGATGGACAGCCGCCCCAGCGGGGCTGGCTTTCGCTGCGCGAAGGATGCCTTCTAA
- a CDS encoding zinc ribbon domain-containing protein, translated as MPIFEYVCGECKHRFELLVYGSTQAACPKCQATKLEKQISGFGVGGTDGWVLPGNGGGSCGSCGDPRGPGSCSTN; from the coding sequence ATGCCTATCTTCGAATATGTCTGTGGAGAATGCAAACATCGTTTTGAGCTGTTAGTCTATGGCTCCACGCAAGCAGCCTGTCCGAAATGTCAGGCCACGAAGCTGGAGAAACAAATCTCCGGGTTCGGGGTGGGCGGCACGGATGGGTGGGTGCTGCCGGGCAACGGGGGCGGCTCCTGCGGCAGTTGCGGCGACCCGCGCGGCCCCGGTTCCTGTTCCACCAATTGA